From a region of the Candidatus Brocadiaceae bacterium genome:
- the maf gene encoding septum formation protein Maf: MPAPKTIDPPMPVVLASASPTRRELLGGLLTRFEVVAPQVDEASVSVDDPRERAVELARRKAAEVAARRPDALVIGADTLIVCRGDVIGKPADLDDAARILHRLSHNPHSVITGVHVIHPDGRSRSACAEAVLRMYPMSAERIAEYLAGFDPLHRAGAYAIEADDPNVERLSGSVTGVMGLPMEDVEAMLRDLLGAGHGRPT; encoded by the coding sequence TTGCCTGCGCCGAAGACGATTGACCCCCCGATGCCGGTCGTGCTGGCCAGCGCCTCGCCCACGCGCAGGGAACTGCTCGGCGGCCTGCTGACCCGCTTCGAGGTCGTTGCGCCGCAGGTCGACGAGGCGTCGGTCTCCGTGGACGATCCCCGCGAACGGGCCGTGGAGCTGGCGCGACGGAAGGCGGCCGAGGTGGCCGCCCGGCGGCCGGACGCCCTGGTGATCGGCGCGGACACGCTGATCGTCTGCCGGGGCGACGTGATCGGGAAGCCCGCCGACCTGGACGACGCGGCGCGCATCCTGCACCGGCTCAGCCACAACCCCCATTCGGTCATCACCGGTGTCCACGTGATCCATCCGGACGGGCGGTCGCGGTCGGCCTGTGCGGAGGCCGTTCTGCGCATGTATCCGATGTCGGCGGAACGGATCGCCGAGTACCTGGCCGGATTCGACCCACTGCACCGCGCGGGCGCCTACGCGATCGAGGCGGACGATCCGAACGTCGAGCGGCTCTCCGGCAGCGTGACGGGCGTCATGGGCCTTCCCATGGAGGACGTGGAGGCGATGCTCAGGGACCTGCTCGGCGCGGGGCACGGGAGGCCGACGTGA
- a CDS encoding protein phosphatase, which produces MAWPTHPEADAAGLRARGVGAVVCLCGEGWEHGVAERAGLAYLHLPLVDFTAPGPEEIDRFVGFCDGRLAQGRPVVVHCVAGRGRTGTMLACYLVHRGEGAGRAIARVRQARPGSIETPEQEQAVRDYAARCGRAP; this is translated from the coding sequence ATGGCCTGGCCCACACATCCGGAGGCCGATGCGGCGGGACTGCGGGCCCGGGGCGTGGGCGCCGTCGTGTGCCTTTGCGGCGAGGGCTGGGAGCACGGCGTGGCCGAGCGGGCGGGGCTGGCGTATCTGCACCTTCCGCTCGTGGACTTCACGGCTCCCGGGCCGGAGGAGATCGACCGTTTCGTGGGGTTCTGTGACGGCCGCCTCGCGCAGGGGCGTCCGGTGGTTGTCCACTGCGTGGCGGGACGCGGGCGCACGGGCACGATGCTGGCCTGCTACCTGGTCCACAGGGGCGAGGGGGCCGGCCGGGCGATCGCGCGCGTCCGGCAGGCGCGTCCCGGCTCCATCGAGACGCCCGAGCAGGAGCAGGCCGTCCGCGACTACGCCGCCCGCTGCGGCCGGGCGCCCTGA
- a CDS encoding ATP-dependent 6-phosphofructokinase, whose amino-acid sequence MATDTRIRRIGVLTGGGDCPGLNAVIRAVVKTGIFEFGLEAFGILDGYDGLVRNRMIPLTESDVSGILTVGGTILGSSNTAHPFKYVAQGAGGSEPQDLSDRCVENLRNAGIDVLFCIGGDGTLSIAHDLAAKGIRVVGVPKTIDNDICGTDVTFGFDTAVHIVAEAVDRLHTTAMSHHRAMVLETMGRHAGWLALVGGMAGGGDIILIPEIAYRMERVFEVVEDRARRGKRFSIIVVAEGVRLPGGEYVIRQEVADTHHKMRLGGIGVWMAHEIDAATATESRAVVLGHMQRGGTPTACDRVLATQFGHAALVEAMEGHTDVMVGRKGTRIVPVPLSHVANRQRLVEPDSQIVRAARAVGTSFGDE is encoded by the coding sequence ATGGCGACTGACACCCGCATCCGGCGCATCGGCGTCCTGACCGGCGGGGGCGACTGCCCGGGGCTGAACGCCGTCATCCGGGCCGTGGTCAAGACGGGCATCTTCGAGTTCGGGTTGGAGGCCTTCGGCATTTTGGACGGATACGACGGCCTGGTGCGGAACCGCATGATCCCACTGACCGAGAGCGACGTCAGCGGCATTCTGACGGTCGGCGGCACGATCCTGGGGTCGTCGAACACGGCCCATCCGTTCAAGTACGTGGCCCAGGGCGCCGGGGGTTCGGAGCCTCAGGACCTGTCCGACCGGTGCGTGGAGAACCTCCGGAACGCCGGGATCGACGTGCTCTTCTGCATCGGCGGCGACGGCACGCTGAGCATCGCGCACGATCTGGCGGCGAAGGGCATTCGCGTGGTGGGCGTCCCGAAGACGATCGACAACGACATCTGCGGCACGGACGTCACGTTCGGGTTCGACACCGCCGTGCACATCGTGGCCGAGGCCGTGGACCGCCTGCACACGACCGCCATGTCGCACCATCGGGCCATGGTGCTGGAGACGATGGGGCGTCATGCCGGCTGGCTGGCGCTTGTGGGGGGGATGGCCGGGGGCGGCGACATCATCCTCATCCCGGAGATCGCCTACCGCATGGAGCGTGTCTTCGAGGTGGTCGAGGACCGGGCGCGGCGCGGGAAGCGCTTCAGCATCATCGTCGTCGCCGAGGGCGTGCGCCTGCCGGGCGGCGAATACGTCATCCGCCAGGAGGTGGCCGATACGCACCACAAGATGCGCCTGGGCGGGATCGGCGTCTGGATGGCGCACGAGATCGACGCCGCCACGGCCACCGAGAGCCGGGCGGTGGTGCTCGGCCACATGCAGCGCGGCGGCACGCCGACGGCCTGCGACCGTGTGCTCGCCACCCAGTTCGGCCATGCGGCGCTTGTGGAGGCCATGGAAGGGCACACGGACGTCATGGTCGGCCGCAAGGGCACCCGCATCGTGCCCGTGCCGCTCAGCCACGTGGCCAACCGCCAGCGGCTCGTGGAGCCCGACAGCCAGATCGTCCGGGCGGCCCGGGCGGTGGGCACTTCCTTCGGCGACGAGTAG
- the serS gene encoding serine--tRNA ligase, whose translation MIDMQLIRDDRERIREAMRKVGDAPALIDRAFELDLQWRALTTEVEALKAERNRRSKQIAGMAAGEERDGQIAAMRRVGEQIKVLDVQAADVRRDLDELMLRIPNVPDEDVPAGADETENVVVRSEGELPALEFAPRPHWELGPELGILDFDRGVKLSGSRFYVLMGQGARLQRALIAWMLDLHVREKGYVEVYPPYMVNRRCLVGTGQLPKFADNVYHEAEDDLWLIPTAEVPLTNLHAQETLDEGSLPLRYVACTPCFRREKMSAGRDVRGIKRGHQFDKVELVRICRPDRSDQELAELLNDAEDVCRRLKLPHRVVEMCSGDLSFSAARKFDVEIYAAGCGEWLEVSSCSNFRDFQARRAGIRFRAEAGGAPQFAHTLNGSALALPRTLIAILENYQQPDGSVAVPEVLRPYMGGADRIARA comes from the coding sequence ATGATCGACATGCAACTGATCCGGGACGACCGCGAACGGATCCGCGAGGCGATGCGGAAGGTCGGGGACGCCCCCGCGTTGATCGACCGTGCCTTCGAGCTGGACCTGCAGTGGCGGGCGTTGACGACGGAGGTCGAGGCCCTGAAGGCGGAGCGCAACCGACGGTCGAAGCAGATCGCCGGCATGGCCGCCGGGGAGGAGCGCGACGGGCAGATCGCGGCCATGCGGCGAGTGGGCGAGCAGATCAAGGTGCTCGACGTGCAGGCCGCCGACGTCCGCCGCGACCTGGATGAGCTGATGCTCCGCATCCCCAACGTGCCGGACGAGGACGTGCCCGCCGGGGCGGACGAGACCGAGAACGTCGTGGTGCGTTCGGAGGGAGAGCTGCCGGCGCTCGAGTTCGCGCCGCGGCCCCACTGGGAACTCGGGCCGGAACTCGGCATCCTGGACTTCGATCGCGGCGTCAAGCTCAGCGGGTCCCGGTTCTACGTGCTGATGGGCCAGGGGGCCCGCCTCCAGCGCGCGCTCATTGCCTGGATGCTCGACCTGCACGTGCGCGAGAAGGGCTACGTCGAGGTCTACCCGCCCTACATGGTCAACCGGCGCTGCCTGGTCGGCACGGGGCAGCTCCCCAAGTTCGCCGACAACGTGTACCACGAGGCCGAGGACGACCTCTGGCTGATCCCCACCGCCGAGGTCCCCCTGACGAACCTCCACGCGCAGGAGACGCTGGATGAGGGCTCCCTGCCGCTGCGCTACGTCGCCTGCACGCCGTGCTTCCGGCGCGAGAAGATGAGCGCCGGCCGTGATGTCCGAGGCATCAAGCGCGGGCATCAGTTCGACAAGGTGGAGCTGGTCCGCATCTGCCGGCCCGACCGGTCCGACCAGGAACTGGCCGAGCTTCTCAACGATGCCGAGGACGTGTGCCGCCGGCTGAAGCTGCCCCATCGCGTGGTGGAGATGTGCAGCGGCGACCTGAGCTTCAGCGCCGCCCGCAAGTTCGACGTGGAGATCTACGCGGCCGGCTGCGGGGAATGGCTGGAGGTGAGTTCGTGCAGCAACTTCCGCGACTTCCAGGCCCGCCGCGCCGGCATCCGCTTCCGAGCCGAAGCCGGGGGCGCGCCGCAGTTTGCCCACACCCTCAACGGCTCGGCCCTGGCGCTGCCCCGCACACTGATCGCTATACTGGAGAACTACCAGCAGCCGGACGGTTCGGTGGCCGTGCCCGAGGTTCTGAGACCCTATATGGGCGGGGCGGACAGGATTGCGCGAGCCTGA
- a CDS encoding tetratricopeptide repeat protein, protein MREPEHTTVFLTGVTAALAAFVTLHRFEFLGVGVRAAAGLAAATLAAGAAVGVGVACLTGRARRLTPAVLAAVLWPAFAAAPFGVHVHAEVGLGLLGAAASAWVLANVCRARRLDAWALAGALVGFGAGSAGIVGAVGVFPAVTVAAVAAAAAAFAARSRTMPAPGPEESDPQPPALAPLLRAVAWGAVAAGLVRAYVPAARSCGYAAADLGVAFVLGGLLWTGLRGQGVRMRAAGACAAGLLLVLALLNGYSFFLYPALILSEPAALQTPASLLVPGAYFPFWAMACVLGAMATAARRAAGPHGTAAPLGAAAFGAALAGLLAGHGAAAVLVSVVLAAVAFVVAAAEAARAARAATRVFLVCGGLLAVGAVVWAWRADPQCGLLGIRHVMALETAGGQDGEPEPVSLDAFEYTLDAAGLTARARRGTAVAELFNAYLVGAGAEGSIEASLALAVALPFAYGEPGGATGVVAPVLPSTWRCARALTRPEHLRPVDLRRGGGGRDFDRIVCGPGPISGPGSPLSVLSREALLAVRARLRPGGVFGLWLPVGTLEPDALRDALATVRDVFPTFHVYLAGLDAVVVAGEDLSLSYTQLRSLQPHLTGAGLYEPMDLICGYAGDSGDIARLLDGARVDSMARPRRMPAFAPRAAGRVWPVSLALLAQHRLAGPGRLLERLRFESTVQRALALHGFDGVYGEQTWHLLRALGTLSGDEGAAALARFVAGPLVCRSLFDDGTRGPVVQAAAVFMALGLPKAAAATVARALESSPDDPVLHVELAGILEEMQQAEQAILHYEAALRVEPSSTVALQRMTANMLALGRHRQAAETLERFLEQQPDNVRAMLLLGQLYVGPLGRRERAAELAQRVLELEPGDAAAQELLLLSGAGAASAQAAPAPR, encoded by the coding sequence TTGCGCGAGCCTGAGCACACAACGGTTTTCCTGACGGGCGTGACGGCCGCACTGGCGGCGTTCGTGACGCTTCACCGTTTCGAGTTCCTGGGCGTGGGCGTGCGGGCCGCCGCCGGACTGGCCGCCGCGACGCTGGCGGCCGGCGCGGCCGTCGGCGTGGGCGTCGCCTGCCTGACCGGCCGGGCGCGCCGCCTGACGCCCGCCGTTCTGGCCGCTGTGCTCTGGCCGGCCTTCGCGGCGGCTCCCTTCGGGGTCCACGTGCACGCGGAGGTGGGGCTGGGCCTGCTCGGCGCGGCGGCGTCCGCGTGGGTGCTGGCCAACGTCTGCCGCGCGCGGCGCCTCGACGCCTGGGCGCTCGCGGGGGCGCTGGTCGGGTTCGGCGCCGGGAGTGCGGGCATTGTGGGCGCGGTCGGCGTGTTTCCGGCCGTGACGGTTGCCGCCGTGGCGGCTGCGGCGGCTGCCTTCGCCGCGCGCTCCCGCACGATGCCGGCGCCCGGGCCTGAGGAGTCGGACCCGCAGCCCCCGGCCCTCGCGCCGTTGCTCCGGGCCGTCGCATGGGGCGCAGTGGCGGCGGGCCTGGTTCGCGCCTACGTCCCCGCGGCGCGGTCCTGCGGATACGCGGCCGCCGACCTCGGAGTGGCCTTCGTCCTGGGTGGGCTGCTCTGGACGGGCCTGCGCGGGCAGGGGGTGAGGATGCGCGCGGCCGGGGCGTGTGCGGCCGGCCTGCTGCTCGTCCTTGCGTTGCTGAACGGGTATTCGTTCTTCCTCTATCCGGCGCTCATCCTGAGCGAACCGGCGGCGCTTCAGACGCCGGCGTCGCTGCTCGTGCCCGGCGCTTACTTCCCGTTCTGGGCCATGGCTTGCGTCCTGGGCGCGATGGCCACCGCCGCGCGGCGCGCAGCGGGCCCCCATGGGACGGCGGCGCCTCTGGGGGCGGCGGCCTTCGGGGCGGCGCTGGCGGGGTTGCTGGCCGGTCACGGCGCGGCGGCCGTGCTCGTCTCGGTCGTGCTGGCGGCCGTGGCGTTCGTGGTGGCAGCGGCCGAGGCGGCGCGCGCGGCGCGGGCGGCGACGCGGGTGTTCCTGGTGTGCGGCGGCCTGCTGGCCGTCGGGGCCGTCGTTTGGGCCTGGCGCGCTGATCCCCAGTGCGGGCTGCTCGGCATCCGCCACGTTATGGCGCTGGAGACGGCGGGCGGGCAGGACGGGGAGCCGGAGCCGGTCTCGCTGGACGCCTTCGAGTACACCCTCGACGCCGCGGGACTGACGGCGCGGGCGCGACGGGGCACGGCCGTGGCCGAGCTGTTCAACGCCTACCTGGTGGGGGCCGGCGCGGAGGGCTCGATCGAGGCATCTCTGGCCCTCGCCGTCGCTCTGCCGTTCGCCTACGGGGAGCCCGGCGGGGCGACCGGCGTCGTGGCCCCGGTGCTGCCGTCCACGTGGCGTTGCGCGCGGGCGTTGACCCGCCCGGAGCACCTGCGGCCTGTGGACCTCCGGCGGGGCGGCGGCGGGCGGGACTTCGACCGGATCGTCTGCGGGCCGGGGCCGATCTCGGGGCCCGGGAGCCCCCTGTCCGTCCTGAGCCGGGAGGCCCTGCTGGCCGTCCGGGCGCGCCTCCGGCCGGGCGGCGTGTTCGGCCTGTGGCTCCCCGTCGGCACGCTCGAGCCGGATGCGCTTCGAGACGCGCTGGCGACGGTCCGCGACGTGTTCCCGACCTTCCACGTCTACCTGGCCGGCCTGGACGCGGTGGTGGTGGCCGGGGAGGACCTGTCGCTGAGCTACACGCAACTGCGTTCGCTCCAGCCGCATCTGACCGGGGCGGGGCTCTATGAGCCCATGGACCTGATCTGCGGGTATGCGGGGGACTCGGGGGACATCGCCCGACTGCTGGACGGCGCGCGGGTGGACTCCATGGCGCGGCCGCGACGGATGCCGGCCTTCGCCCCGAGGGCCGCCGGGCGGGTCTGGCCCGTCTCGCTCGCACTGCTGGCCCAGCACCGACTGGCCGGTCCCGGACGCCTTCTGGAGCGCCTCCGCTTCGAGTCGACGGTGCAGCGGGCGCTCGCGCTGCACGGGTTCGACGGCGTCTACGGCGAGCAGACGTGGCACCTGCTGCGCGCGCTCGGCACGCTGTCCGGGGACGAGGGCGCGGCGGCGCTGGCGCGCTTTGTGGCGGGCCCGCTGGTCTGTCGGAGCCTCTTCGACGACGGGACGCGCGGGCCGGTGGTGCAGGCGGCGGCCGTCTTCATGGCCCTGGGCCTGCCGAAGGCCGCAGCGGCGACGGTCGCGCGCGCACTGGAGTCGAGCCCGGACGATCCCGTTCTGCACGTCGAGCTGGCCGGGATCCTGGAGGAGATGCAGCAGGCCGAGCAGGCGATCCTCCATTACGAGGCCGCGTTGCGCGTCGAGCCGTCCTCGACCGTGGCCCTGCAGCGGATGACGGCGAACATGCTGGCCCTGGGCCGCCACCGGCAGGCGGCCGAGACGCTCGAGCGGTTCCTGGAGCAGCAGCCGGACAACGTGCGGGCCATGCTGCTGCTCGGGCAGCTCTACGTCGGCCCTCTGGGGCGGCGCGAACGGGCTGCCGAGCTGGCGCAGCGGGTCCTGGAACTCGAGCCCGGGGACGCGGCCGCGCAGGAACTGCTGCTGCTCAGCGGCGCCGGGGCGGCTTCCGCGCAGGCCGCGCCGGCCCCGCGTTGA
- a CDS encoding Gfo/Idh/MocA family oxidoreductase, translated as MRQTREHTMGRKVRVAMIGAGRHACRVHYPSLAMLDDAEIVAVAELSSERRSAVCEQYGIPAGYDDYGRMLEEAEPDCVYVVLPHLPAYPVVLDCLKRGLNVFLEKPPGITVAQTQFLARAAEAHGCITMVGFQRRYAPLVREALRVAGERGGSDLIICRFYKNAWGLNLYGYHETKGVDVLTCDAIHAVDLIRALGGEVRDVVSEVRSVHMGCADLFVALMRFESGATGVFESTWTSGRRLLEFELHARGLAAHVDLESDMRVYADDNDEPRRVSAAEIGGGDAYVIARGFRDESARFIECVREGTLPESHLGDSLKTMELVDRIYHSLL; from the coding sequence GTGAGGCAGACGAGGGAGCACACGATGGGCAGGAAGGTCCGAGTGGCCATGATCGGCGCCGGCCGCCACGCGTGTCGGGTCCATTACCCGTCCCTGGCGATGCTGGACGATGCCGAGATCGTTGCAGTGGCCGAGCTTTCCTCCGAGCGCCGCAGCGCCGTCTGCGAGCAGTACGGCATCCCGGCGGGGTACGACGACTACGGCAGGATGCTCGAGGAGGCCGAGCCGGACTGCGTCTACGTGGTGTTGCCCCACCTGCCGGCCTACCCGGTCGTTCTGGACTGCCTGAAGAGGGGCCTGAACGTCTTCCTGGAGAAGCCCCCCGGGATCACGGTGGCCCAGACGCAGTTCCTGGCGCGTGCGGCCGAGGCACACGGCTGCATCACGATGGTGGGCTTCCAGCGCCGCTACGCCCCGCTGGTCAGGGAGGCGCTGCGCGTGGCGGGGGAGCGGGGCGGCAGCGACCTGATCATCTGCCGCTTCTACAAGAACGCCTGGGGCCTGAACCTGTACGGCTACCACGAGACCAAGGGCGTCGACGTCCTCACGTGCGACGCCATCCATGCCGTGGACCTGATCCGCGCCCTGGGCGGCGAGGTGCGCGACGTCGTCAGCGAGGTGCGCTCCGTGCACATGGGGTGCGCGGACCTGTTCGTCGCCCTGATGCGGTTCGAATCCGGCGCTACGGGCGTGTTCGAGTCCACCTGGACCTCCGGCCGGCGGCTGCTGGAGTTCGAGCTGCACGCGCGCGGCCTGGCGGCGCACGTCGACCTCGAAAGCGACATGCGCGTCTACGCCGACGACAACGACGAGCCGCGGCGCGTGAGCGCGGCGGAGATCGGGGGCGGGGACGCGTACGTCATCGCGCGCGGCTTCCGCGACGAGAGCGCCCGGTTCATCGAGTGCGTGCGCGAGGGCACGCTGCCGGAGAGCCACCTGGGCGACTCGCTCAAGACCATGGAGCTGGTGGATCGCATCTACCACAGCCTGTTGTGA
- a CDS encoding glycosyltransferase family 2 protein: protein MINGQRISGFVITQNVQEVVRDCLESMKWVDELVVVDSHSDDATRRIAAEYTNRIIEHEFQGHVAQTRYAFEQTTGDWVLWLDSDERLTGAALDQIRSHLAGPERDEWDGLAFPRATYFLNRWIRHGGWYPQHKLRLMRRVCAQIVGTEPHPEAVVQGRVRKLSGDILHLSYPGGVSDYLQRSCRYADISARGRFAQGKRASWRALLCKPPLVFLKSYVARAGFLDGVPGLAVAMGSACYRFSRDLRLWELEHGRAPEPFEPPDVEPQPET from the coding sequence GTGATCAACGGACAGCGCATCTCCGGGTTCGTCATCACCCAGAACGTGCAGGAGGTCGTGCGCGACTGCCTGGAGAGCATGAAGTGGGTGGACGAACTGGTCGTCGTCGACTCGCACAGCGACGACGCGACCCGCCGCATCGCCGCCGAGTACACCAACCGGATCATCGAGCATGAGTTCCAGGGCCACGTGGCCCAGACGCGCTACGCGTTCGAGCAGACGACGGGCGACTGGGTCCTGTGGCTGGACTCCGACGAGCGGCTGACCGGGGCGGCGCTCGACCAGATTCGCAGTCACCTGGCCGGGCCGGAGCGGGACGAATGGGACGGGCTGGCCTTCCCCCGGGCAACCTACTTCCTGAACCGTTGGATCCGGCACGGGGGGTGGTATCCTCAACACAAGCTCCGCCTGATGCGGCGCGTCTGCGCGCAGATCGTGGGCACCGAGCCGCATCCGGAGGCGGTCGTGCAGGGGCGCGTCAGGAAGCTGTCGGGCGACATCCTGCACCTGAGCTACCCGGGCGGGGTGAGCGACTACCTGCAGCGATCGTGCCGCTACGCCGACATCTCGGCGCGGGGGCGCTTCGCCCAGGGAAAGCGGGCGTCGTGGCGCGCCCTGCTGTGCAAGCCCCCGCTGGTATTCCTGAAGAGCTACGTGGCCCGCGCCGGCTTCCTGGACGGAGTGCCGGGGCTCGCGGTGGCCATGGGCAGCGCCTGCTATCGTTTCAGCAGAGACCTCAGGCTCTGGGAGCTGGAGCACGGCCGCGCCCCGGAGCCCTTTGAGCCGCCGGACGTGGAGCCGCAGCCCGAGACGTAA
- a CDS encoding phosphotransferase gives MVRISSVLKGPRRMRRVAQIASTAASHGLGFLVGRMDLLRYLPARLRLPVQVQDEPPEDLPARLATVLEKLGPTFVKFGQALATRPDILPPHYIRELERICHHVAPFAGDAARSIVAGELGRPVEEVFRDFDEQPRASGSIAQVHDAVLPDGTPVVVKVRRPRIERVIQDDVAILTFLAAQADRVEEFRPFRLPMLVDEFAQGIGRELDFMAEAAYTHRLREQFRNDDRIEIPAVYWDFTTARVLTMRRMEGVHVSEILTEPQRPGIDREAVARTLMDAYLKQVFILGVFHADPHPGNILVTEQGRVALLDFGMVGHVRSRLRRGLGVCVMALGGGQPELVAEVAAEISRVSEERAEEFRQELVVLLERYSSVPVDRLDLQHTFQDVMDVIRRYHAEIPRDLVLMGRALVAVSGTVMRLSPGLRIGTLAAPYGRSLLMQKLSLVGMRRMLMAGGYQLGSLVSDVPRALRHGLQKLQRGDIEFRVRHEGFEKGLRELDQTGNRLSLSIILAAIIIASSSLLGAEIGAVSVLGWRVSLLGLVGLLFGLVLGVWLIVSILRSGRL, from the coding sequence ATGGTGAGGATCAGCTCCGTCCTGAAGGGCCCGCGCCGCATGCGTCGGGTCGCGCAGATCGCCAGCACGGCGGCCTCGCACGGGCTGGGGTTCCTGGTGGGTCGCATGGATCTGCTGCGCTACCTGCCGGCCCGTCTGCGGTTGCCCGTGCAGGTGCAGGACGAGCCGCCGGAGGACCTGCCGGCCCGCCTGGCCACGGTGCTGGAGAAGCTGGGGCCGACGTTCGTCAAGTTCGGCCAGGCGCTCGCCACGCGGCCGGACATCCTGCCGCCGCACTACATCCGCGAGCTGGAGCGCATCTGCCACCACGTCGCGCCCTTCGCGGGGGACGCCGCCCGTTCCATCGTCGCCGGCGAGTTGGGCCGGCCGGTGGAGGAGGTCTTCAGGGATTTCGACGAACAGCCCCGGGCGAGCGGCTCCATCGCCCAGGTGCACGACGCGGTGCTGCCCGACGGCACCCCCGTCGTCGTCAAGGTGCGACGGCCCCGCATCGAACGCGTTATCCAGGACGACGTGGCCATCCTGACCTTCCTGGCCGCCCAGGCGGACCGGGTCGAGGAGTTCAGGCCGTTCCGGCTCCCCATGCTCGTGGACGAGTTTGCGCAGGGCATCGGCCGCGAACTCGACTTCATGGCCGAGGCCGCCTACACGCACAGGCTGAGGGAGCAGTTCCGGAATGACGACCGCATCGAGATACCGGCGGTCTACTGGGACTTCACGACCGCACGGGTCCTGACGATGCGCCGGATGGAGGGCGTTCACGTCAGCGAGATACTGACGGAGCCGCAGCGGCCCGGCATCGACCGGGAGGCGGTCGCGCGCACCCTGATGGACGCCTACCTGAAGCAGGTGTTCATCCTCGGCGTTTTCCACGCCGATCCTCATCCCGGCAACATCCTTGTGACCGAACAGGGCCGGGTGGCGCTGCTGGACTTCGGCATGGTCGGGCACGTCCGGTCCCGCCTGCGCAGGGGCCTGGGCGTCTGCGTGATGGCCCTGGGCGGCGGGCAGCCGGAGCTGGTGGCCGAGGTGGCGGCCGAGATCAGCCGCGTCTCGGAGGAGCGGGCCGAGGAGTTCCGCCAGGAACTGGTGGTCCTGCTGGAGCGCTACAGCAGCGTGCCGGTGGACCGGCTCGACCTGCAGCACACCTTCCAGGACGTGATGGACGTGATCCGCCGCTACCACGCGGAGATACCGCGCGACCTGGTGCTGATGGGGCGGGCGCTGGTGGCCGTCAGCGGCACCGTCATGCGCCTGTCGCCCGGCCTCCGCATCGGCACGCTCGCGGCGCCCTACGGGCGGAGCCTGCTGATGCAGAAGCTGTCGCTGGTCGGCATGCGCCGCATGCTGATGGCCGGCGGGTATCAACTGGGGAGCCTGGTCTCCGACGTCCCGCGTGCGCTGCGCCACGGTCTGCAGAAGCTGCAGCGCGGCGACATCGAGTTCAGGGTCCGTCACGAGGGTTTCGAGAAGGGGCTGCGGGAGCTGGACCAGACCGGCAACCGCCTGTCCCTCAGCATCATCCTGGCCGCGATCATCATCGCGTCCTCAAGCCTGCTCGGCGCGGAGATCGGCGCCGTCAGCGTCCTGGGTTGGCGCGTGAGCCTGCTGGGGCTGGTGGGCCTGCTCTTCGGCCTTGTGCTCGGCGTGTGGCTGATTGTGAGTATCCTGCGCTCCGGACGGCTATAG
- a CDS encoding aldose 1-epimerase family protein, with translation MASYFQCVLTDSGEGVWLDEQELSAGSFIGYDGPPWVMEKTTLVGGKQHGVDVVRIDNGRMTVVVCPTRGMGILEAFTDEAALAWKGPVREVVHPAFVREETQGGLGWVAGFSEFVCRCGLSYNGAPGEDLIRTNTGAEKRVTLPLHGTIANCPANRVRLRVQLQPPYELSVVGELRDARMFGPSWELATTLSTVPGSRTFRVSDVVRNVSAETQEMELLYHCNYGAPVLAAGTEVVAPVEHVCPRDARAAEDIGTWNVYGPPTAGFAEQCYYMRVLSAAGGRTLVGLLNPAEALAASIRYSVDQLPALTLWRNSAAEVDGYVTALEPGTDYPNGRGFERSKGRVVRVPAGATYRTELDYSILVGRDELDGLRAEVRAIAAGRRPRVSDRPEPEYCPD, from the coding sequence ATGGCGTCGTATTTCCAGTGCGTGTTGACGGACTCCGGCGAGGGCGTCTGGCTGGACGAGCAGGAGCTGTCCGCCGGCAGCTTCATCGGTTACGACGGGCCCCCGTGGGTGATGGAGAAGACCACCCTGGTCGGCGGCAAGCAGCACGGGGTCGACGTGGTCCGCATTGACAACGGGCGCATGACCGTCGTGGTGTGTCCGACCCGCGGCATGGGCATCCTGGAGGCATTCACCGACGAGGCCGCGTTGGCCTGGAAGGGGCCGGTCCGCGAGGTCGTGCATCCGGCGTTCGTCCGGGAGGAGACGCAGGGCGGTCTGGGCTGGGTCGCCGGGTTCAGCGAGTTCGTGTGCCGGTGCGGGCTGTCCTACAACGGCGCCCCGGGGGAGGACTTGATCCGTACGAATACGGGAGCCGAGAAGCGCGTGACATTGCCCCTGCACGGCACGATCGCCAACTGCCCGGCCAACCGCGTTCGGCTGCGCGTGCAGTTGCAGCCGCCCTATGAGCTGTCGGTCGTCGGCGAACTGCGGGACGCGCGGATGTTCGGGCCGTCCTGGGAGTTGGCGACGACGCTGTCGACCGTCCCGGGGTCGCGCACGTTCCGCGTCAGCGACGTCGTCCGGAACGTCTCTGCGGAGACCCAGGAGATGGAGTTGCTCTACCACTGCAACTACGGCGCGCCCGTCCTGGCGGCCGGCACGGAGGTGGTTGCGCCGGTCGAACACGTCTGCCCGCGCGACGCGCGTGCGGCGGAGGACATCGGCACGTGGAACGTCTACGGGCCGCCGACCGCCGGATTCGCCGAGCAGTGCTACTACATGCGCGTGCTGTCCGCAGCGGGCGGACGGACCCTGGTGGGGCTGCTCAACCCGGCGGAGGCCCTGGCCGCCTCCATCCGCTACTCGGTGGATCAGTTGCCTGCCCTGACGCTCTGGCGCAACTCGGCCGCAGAGGTCGACGGCTACGTCACCGCGCTGGAGCCCGGGACCGACTACCCGAACGGACGGGGCTTCGAGCGCAGCAAGGGGCGTGTCGTCCGCGTGCCGGCCGGGGCGACCTACCGGACCGAGCTGGACTACTCGATCCTCGTGGGCAGGGACGAGCTGGACGGACTGCGGGCGGAGGTGCGGGCGATTGCCGCAGGGCGCCGGCCGCGCGTCAGCGACCGGCCCGAGCCCGAGTACTGCCCCGATTGA